A segment of the Serratia fonticola genome:
CCCGCTTCCAGCGTCTTGTCCGGATTTTTCGGCAACACGCGGCGATAATCAGGGAAACGGCCATCAACCAGCTTGGAGGTAAAGATAAAATCCCCCACATGGGCACGAATATTGTTACTGCCGATCTGCACCCGTAACGGGGTATCACCACCGTCTAGCAGACGCACCAGCTCCATCACCCCTTTACGCGGCACGATCACCGAATGAGAGGGCAACGGCTGGCCAATCGGCATTGAGCACACCGCCAGGCGGTGACCATCGGTGGCGACCGTGCGTAGCTCTTCCCCTTCGGTTTCAAACAGCATACCGTTCAGGTAATAACGCACATCCTGATGGGCCATCGAAAACTGGGTGGCCTCGATCAGACGCTTCAGCGTCGCCTGCGGCAAGGTGAACTCCACCTCGCTCTGCCAGTCATCCAGGTTAGGGAAATCTACCGCCGGCAATGTCGACAGCGAGAAGCGGCTGCGGCCAGAACGCACCAGCATACGTTCGCTTTCGAGCGTTACGGCGATCTCTGCACCTTCCGGCAGACCACGGCAGATATCAAAGAATTTACGCGCGGGGACGGTCGTCGCGCCCGCTTCATGGGGCTGAGACAAGGCAACGCGTGCCACCATCTCCATCTCCAGATCGGTTCCTGTCAGCAGCAGGGAACCTTCCGTCACCTGCAACAGCAGGTTACCCAGAATGGGCAACGTCGGGCGACCGCCCAGTGGGCTGCTCACCTGTTGCAGCGGTTTTAGCAGATGCTCACGTTCAACGATAAATTTCATATGCGCTATGACGACAATGTTCTGATTAAATTGGAGAAATCTTCTTTGATGTCGTGACTTTCCTCACGCAACTGCTCAATCTTCCGGCAGGCGTGCAACACCGTGGTATGGTCGCGGCCACCAAACGCATCGCCGATTTCTGGCAGGCTGTGGTTGGTGAGCTCTTTTGCCAATGCCATCGCCATCTGGCGCGGGCGGGCAACGGAGCGC
Coding sequences within it:
- the dnaN gene encoding DNA polymerase III subunit beta — its product is MKFIVEREHLLKPLQQVSSPLGGRPTLPILGNLLLQVTEGSLLLTGTDLEMEMVARVALSQPHEAGATTVPARKFFDICRGLPEGAEIAVTLESERMLVRSGRSRFSLSTLPAVDFPNLDDWQSEVEFTLPQATLKRLIEATQFSMAHQDVRYYLNGMLFETEGEELRTVATDGHRLAVCSMPIGQPLPSHSVIVPRKGVMELVRLLDGGDTPLRVQIGSNNIRAHVGDFIFTSKLVDGRFPDYRRVLPKNPDKTLEAGCDLLKQAFARAAILSNEKFRGVRLYVSQNQLKITANNPEQEEAEEILDVSYDGTEMEIGFNVSYVLDVLNALKCEDVRLLLTDSVSSVQIEDGASRSAAYVVMPMRL